Sequence from the Natronomonas marina genome:
CGTCGCGCTCCCGCCGTCCGTCCTCCCCGCGACGGGCGTCGAGAACCCGCCCGCGCTCAGCGAGGTGCTGCTGGCGAAGGCCGACCGGGCCGCACAGCTGCTGGACCTCGGGTCCGTCGGCGGCGACGACCCCGCGGGGTTTTAGGCCGCCCCCGCCCTCGGTCCGCCGATGCTCGACGACCTCCTCGGGCGGACGGAGCTGAAGGAGCGCATCGCGGAACTCGAAGACGAACGCGAGAGCCTGCAGGCACAGCTGGACGCCGAGCGCGAGCGGCGGTCGGAGGCGGCACGCGCACGCCAGGAGGCCGAGGAGCGCGTCAACCGCCTCGAGGACCGCATCGCCGACCTCGAGGGCCAACTCGAGGAGACCGAGGAATCGGTCGACCTGACCTTCCGTCACCGGGAGTCGGTTCGCGGTCGCCGCCTCGAGACCGTCCTCTCGCGGCTGGAACGTCTGGAAAACGGTCCCGAGAGCGTGCTGACCGCCTACGTCGACGAGGCGGTTCCCGACGCTGTCGCGGATCTGCTGGAGGGCCGTGCCGGACTCCTCTCGCGGGCGGCGCCCTGTCTGGTCTGTGCCGACGACGCCGGCCTGGTCGCGGCGGCGCTGCGGCCGCCCGTCGCCCCCGAGCCGTTCACCACCTGGAGCGACGGCCCGGAACTGGACCGCGCGTGGCTGCAGCCGACGGGCCGCTACGCGCTGGCGCTGGTGCGGTCGGACGTCTTCGCCGTCGGCGTCTACGAGGGCGACGAGCGCGTCGACTTCGAGGGTTTCACGAGCGACGTCAAGAGCGACCACTCGAAGGGCGGCTTCTCACAATCCCGCTTCGAACGGCTCCGCGACGAGCAGATCGCCGAGCACGTCGAACGATGCGAGGCGGCGCTGTCCGGCGTCGACGCGGACCGACTGTACGTGACCGGCGACCGCCGGCTGGTCGGCGAGTTCGACGCCGACGCGACGGCTGCGGTCGACGCGACGGGCGAGCCCGAGGCGGCGTTAGGCGACGCCTACGACGACTTCTGGGCAGTCCCGCTGTACGGTCTCTGAGGGGCGAAGTTCGCGGCCCCGAGGCGTTCGAACTGCCGACCGCCGTGCCGCCGTTTACAGAATTACGAGACGAAAGCCCACGGCTTCAGCCGTGGGAGGATGTCAACTCGTCCGACCGCGACGTGTGAGCCCGCTGGACTAACAGGCTTATTTTCCTCCCGCACGGAGCAGGTAGCTATGGGACACGGCGCCACCGCGCGGGACAGCCGCCGGCGAATCCTGCTTGCCGGTCGTGGGGAGTGGTTCGGCGACGCCCGCGCGTCCTTCGCCGATGGGACGGCGTTCGTCACGGCGACGACGGTCGAAACGGCCTGCGACGAACTGGAAGCCGCCGGCCCGGAAATCGACTGCATCGTCGTCGGTGCCGCGCTCGAGGGCGCCAGCGGTTCGGAAGCAGTCTCGGCAATTCGAGAGGCGAACGGCCGCGTTCCGGTCGTCGTCGCACCGCAGGAAGGGTCAGAACGACTAGCGAGCGACACCGTCGCTGCCGGGGCAGACGAGTACGTCCCGTCCGGCGACGTCCGGGACTGTCTCGCCGAACGGGTCGAGCACGCCCTCGAGACCGCAACGGAGCAGCGCCGGCTGGAGGCGGAGCTCAGGGAATCCGAACGGCTCCACCGCATCACGCTGAACAACATGACCGACACCGTCCTCGTTACCGACGAGGCGGGACGGTTCACGTACGTCTGTCCGAACGTCCACTTCATTTTCGGCTACACGGCCGAGGAGATACACGAACTCGGGAGCATAGCGGAGCTACTGGGCGAGGACGTCTTCGCCGAAGAGAGGCTAGCCGAGGAGGGAGTTCTCACGAACATCGAATGTACGGTGACCGACAGCGATGGCGAGGAACACACTCTGCTGGTGAACGTCAAGGAAGTCTCGATTCAGGGCGGGACGCGGCTCTACAGCTGCCGCGATATCACGAAACGGAAGGAGCGGGAGCGGGCGCTGACGACGCTGCACGACACGAGCCGTCAGCTTCTGGCCGCTGAATCCCGGACGGAGGCAGTCGAACTGCTGGTCGGCGACGTAACCGAGGGACTGCCCGTCGACGGCGCTGCCTGCTACCTCTTCGACGGGGACGACAACCTGCTGCAGCCAGCGGCAGTAACCGAACCGTTCTCGGAGCTACACGGTCAGTTGCCGTCGCTGCCACCGGACACGAACACACTCGTCGGGACGGCGTTCGTCCGTAGCGAGGTCGCGTACTTCGACGACGTTCGGCGGGCCGACCGCCTCTCGAACCCGACGACCGATCTGCGGGCTGCGGCGTACCTGCCGGTTGGTGACAACGGCGTACTCGTGGTCGGCTGTGAGACCCCCAGCGGCGTCGACGACGTGACCATCGAGCTCGCGGACCTGTTTGCCGCCACGGCCGAGGCGGCGCTGGACCGCATCGATCGAGAGTCGGAACTCCGCGAGCAGGAAGAGGCCCTGCAGCGGCGGAACGAGCGACTGGTCGAGATCAACCGGACCAACGACATCATCCGCGAGATCGATCGGGCGCTCGTCGGCGCGGAAACCCGCGAGGAGATCGAGACGGCCGTCTGCAACCGACTGACTGCGGCCGGACGGTTCGAGCTAGCCTGGGTCGGCGAACGGACCGCAACCGGCCTGGAGGTGCGCGCGTGGTCGGGTACCGGCCGGAGTTACCTCGATGCCTTGCCCGAAACGGTCGACGAGACGACCGAGCCCTCCGCCGAGACGATACGGCGCGGCGAGCCAACGACGGTATCGAACGTCGCTTCGGACCCTCGTGGCGACGACTGGCGCGTCGAGGCGCTTTCGCTTGGTCTTCAGTCGGTCATCAGCGTCCCGCTGAAGTACGAAGGTGCGACCTACGGCGCGTTGACTGTCTACGCCAGCGGAGCCAACGCCATCGACGACCCCATCGACAGCGTCCTCGTGGAGTTGGGCGAGACCATCGCCTCGGCGATAGGTTCGGCCAGACAGCGCGACGCCCTCCTGGGCGGCACGGTCACGGAACTGACCTACGGTGTCACCGACGAGGAGTGTCTCCTGTACGGGCTGGCGACGCGCACCGACACCGAACTGGCCGTCGACGGCGGAGCCGAACGCCTCGACGACCGGGTGTTGCTGTTCGTCACGGTAGAGCGGGGGACCGTCGAGGAAGTCGCACGGGCCGCCAGAGCGTTCGTCTCCGTCGACGAGGCACGGGTCATCGCAGACGAGAAAGACGGCGGCACGCTCCGACTGAAACTCTCGGAGCCGTTCATCGGGACGACCCTCGCCGACCACGGCGCAGTGCTGCGTCGGTTGAGAGCCGATGGTGACGGCGCGACGCTCGTCGTCACCGTTCCCGGGTCGACCGACGTGCGAAGAATCGACGAGGTGATAGAGGGCTGGTACGAGCGGCCCGAGCTCCGCGCCCGGCGCGAGCGTGACCGACGGCACGCCAGCGGTCCGAAGCTCCGGTCGCGCCTCGCCGACAGGCTAACCGACCGCCAACTCGAGGCCGCCCGGACGGCATACCACAGCGGTTATTTCGAGGCGCCGCGGGAGGCGACCGGCGAGGACATCGCCGAGGCGCTCGAGGTCTCCTCGAGCGCGTTCTACCAGCTCAACCGGAAGGCCCAGCGGAATCTGCTTTCGTTCCTGTTCGACGGAAATGGGTTTGATAACGAAGGGTGACAGGTGCCGACACGTTCGATAAAACAGGGTTGGACATATCCCGGCGAGCGCAAAATTTGCGGTCATGGGTACCGAAGACTCCGGTAGTGTCTGCACCGTCTGGGACGTCGCAGCCGGCGACGACCGGTTACTCTACGAATGCCTGACTTGTGGGTGGTCCGAGCGCGCCGCGACGAATCCAGGGACGTGCCCCGAGTGTGGCGACGACATCAGGAACTGTTCGATGCCGCTCGAATAGATGGCTTCGGAATCCACCCGGTCGGGCGAGGGCGCAGGAACCGACCGCTCGGCGCCGGTGTCGGCGCTGGAGACGGCCCGACGCCAGCTCGAACACGCGGCTGCCGAACTGGACCTCGACCCGAACGTCGTCGAGCGGCTGAAACACCCGGCGCGGGTTCAGCGCGTCTCGATACCGCTGGAGCGGGACGACGGGACGGTCGAGGTTCTCGAGGGCTACCGGGCCCAGCACGACGACGTCCGCGGGCCGTTCAAGGGCGGTATCCGCTTTCATCCGGACGTCTCCGAGGCGGAGTGTATCGGCCTGGCGATGTGGATGACCTGGAAGACGGCGGTGATGGATCTGCCGCTCGGTGGTGCCAAGGGTGGTGTCGTCGTGAACCCGAAGGACCTCTCGGAGAACGAACGAGAACGACTGACGCGCCGCTTCGCCGAGGAGCTACGGGACATCGTCGGCCCGAACACCGACGTTCCCGCGCCGGACATGGGGACCGACCCACAGACGATGGCGTGGTTCATGGATGCCTACAGCGTCCAGCAGGGCGAGACGACACCCGGGGTCGTCACCGGCAAGCCGCCCGAAATCGGCGGCAGTTACGGTCGAGAGGAGGCACCCGGTTACAGCGTCGCCATCGTGGTGCGGGAAGCCTGCAAGTACTACGACCGCCCCGTCGAGGGAGCGACCATTGCCGTCCAGGGGTTCGGCAGCGTCGGGGCCAACGCCGCCCGTCTGCTGGAGTCGTGGGGCGCCGACATCGTCGCCGTCAGCGACGTCAACGGTGCCGCCTACGACCCGGAGGGGCTGGCCGTTCAGGAAATCCCCGCCCACGACGAAACGCCCGAGGCGGTCACCGACAGCGACGGCGACGCCATCACCAACGAGGAACTCCTCGAGTTGGACGTCGATGTACTCACACCGTGTGCAGTCGGAAACGCCATCACCGGCGCCAACGCCAGCGATATCCAGGCCGACCTCGTCGTCGAGGGGGCCAACGGCCCCGTCACCTTCGCCGCCGAGTCGATCCTTCAGCAGCGCCGCATTCCCGTCGTTCCCGATATCCTCGCCAATGCCGGCGGCGTGACGGTGTCGTACTTCGAGTGGCTCCAGGACATCAACCGCCGCAAGTGGTCCCGCGAACGCGTAAACGAGGAACTGGAAGCCGAGATGATGGCTGCCTGGGAATCGATCCGGGACGAATACGAGCGCCGCGACGTCTCCTGGCGGACCGCCGCCTACATCGTCGCTCTCTCCCGGGTTGCTCGGGCCCACGAACTCCGCGGGTTGTGGCCCTGAAGAACAGCCTCACTCGGTGAGTGGTGCGTTTATGTTTTCGGCCCGCCTGTCGGGCGTATGCGCGTCGCCGTCCTCGCTCACGAGCAGTTCCCCGACCGCGCCAAGACCGCCGTCGGCGTCCTCCGGTACGCCGACCACGACGTCGTCGCCGTTCTCGACCGAGAGACGGCGGGCACGACCGTCGGCGACCACCTCCCCGACCTCGACTCGGCGGTGCCGGTCGTCGAGAGCGTCGCCGAGGCGCCCGACTTCGACGCCCTCATAATCGGCATCGCGCCCATCGGCGGCGGCTTCGAGGACTCCTGGCGGCCGGACGTCCGGGCCGCAATCGAGCGCGGCGCAGACGTAATCGCCGGCCTGCACTACTTCCTGAACGACGACGAGGAGTTCGTCGCCCTGGCCGACGAGTACGGCGTCGAGTTGCGCGACGTCCGGAAGCCGCCCGACGACCTCACCGTCGCGGAGGGCGTCGCCCGCGAGTTGGATGTCGAGGTGGTCCTGACGGTCGGCACCGACTGCTCGACCGGCAAGATGACGACCACGCTCGAACTCGTCGAGGCCGCCCGCGAGGCCGGGTTCGACGCCGGATTCGTCCCGACCGGGCAGACGGGCATCGTGATAGCCGGGTGGGGCATCCCCGTCGACCGGACGATCAGCGACTTCACGAACGGCGCCGTCGAGCGGATGCTGAAAGAGCGGGCCGACGAGCACGACTACCTCTTCGTCGAGGGGCAGGGCGCCATCGTCCACCCGGCGTACTCGGCGGTCACCTGCGGCATCCTCCACGGCGCCATGCCCGAGCACCTGGTGCTGTGCCACGAGGCCGGACGCGAGGCGATTCACGGCTACGAGTCGTTCCCGATACCCGACCCCGGACGGGTCGCGGAACTGTACTGCGACGTGGCCGACCCCGTCGCCCCGACCGACCTGCTCGGCGGCGCGCTGAACACCTCGGGCCTCGGGGAGTCGGCCGCCGAGGCGGCCCTGACGGACTACGGGGAAGCCATCGGCGCGCCGGCCGTCGACCCCGTCCGGGACGGCGCCGGGAGGCTCGTCGAGCAGCTATGAACTGGCGCGTCGAGACCGTCGAACTCCCGCTTTCGGTGCCGTTCACCATCGCCCGCGGGACGACCACGACCGCGGAGAACGTCGTCGTCGAACTCGAGCACGGCGGCGAGACCGGCTACGGCGCCGCCGCATCCGCGGCTCACTACGGCGAGACGACGGGGACCGTCGAGGCGCTGTTGCCCGACCTGCTCGCCGCGGCCGAGGCCGTCGCCGACCCCCACGCGCGTCGGGAGATAGCCGAACGGATGCGGGCCGTCGCCCGCGGGAACCCGGCCGCCCGCGCTGCAGTCGACGTGGCGCTGTGGGACCTCGCGGGGAAGTTGCTCGGCGAACCCGTCTACCGCCTGCTGGGGCTGTCGGCCGACCCCGAGCGCCGGCCCGCGACCTCCTTCACCGTCGGCATCGCCGAGACGGCCGTGATGCAGCGGCGTGCCCGCGAGGCCGTCGACGCCGGCTACCCCGTGTTGAAGCTGAAACTGGGGACCGACCGGGACCGCCGCATCGTCGAGGCCGTCCGCGCCGTCGCGCCCGACGTCCGGATTCGCGTGGACGCCAACGAGGCCTGGACGCCGAAGGCAGCCGTCGCCCACTGCGAGGCGCTGGCCGACCACGGCGTCGAGTTCGTCGAACAGCCGGTGCCCGCCGAGAACCCCGAGGGCCTCCGGTACGTCCACGAGCACTCGCCGCTGCCAATCGCGGCCGACGAGTCCTGCCGGACCGCCGCCGACGTGCCCGAAATCGCCGACCGGTGTGACATCGCCAACCTGAAGCTGATGAAGACCGGCGGCCTCACGCCCGCCGTCGAGTTGATCCACGCCGCCCGCGCACAGGGGCTGGAGGTGATGTGTGGCTGCATGCTCGAGACGAACGCCGCCATCGCGGGCGCGGCCCACCTCTTGCCGCTGCTCGACTACGCCGACCTCGACGGCTCGTTGCTTCTGGAGGCCGACCCCTACGGCGGCGTCCCCGTCTCCCGAGGGCGGTTCGAGTTGGGGGCAGTCGAAGCCGGGACGGGCGCCGAACCCCGATAGCGCCTTTTCGACTTCGTTCTCGGCGCGCGCGAGCAACGCGCGCGAGGGACGAGTCGCGCGGTCGAGCGCAGCGAGACCCGCGACGAGTCGGTTGGGGAGGTGTGTGGTGCGGGTCCTGGCGGACTCGAAGGGCGAGGGCGGGTGGCGGCCGCTGTGGGGGGCACTATCCGAGCGACCGACGGGAGCGAGGATATCCCCCACAGCGAGGTCCGCCAGCCGACCGAGGGCTTCGGGGAGGAAAAGAGCCGTCGTCACACGGACGGACCGAGGGCTTCGGAGTAGAGAAAGACAGTGTCGTCACACGGCCAAAACGAGAGCTGTAGAGCGGGGAATACGGAGAACCAACAGGAGCGTCACTCGGGCGGCACGAGAAACAGCGACGTGGCGACGAAGACGCTGGCCAGCGCACTCCCGAGACCCACCCCGAGCGCCATCGGAATGGCCATGAGCCAGCCGGCGAGGACGCCCACGCCGACCGAGGCGGGCATCGCCGCCAGCAGACCGTCGTACCGGGTGGGCGTCTCCTCCATACCACCCCTGTGGAACTCCGGATAATTAAATCTAATTACCGGCGGCTACGAGGAGGTCCCTGATACCGCTCTTGCAGGCCTAAACCGGATTACAGCGCCGCTACTTCCCCCAGAACGGATCGCGGTTCCGGTGTTTGTCGAGGTACATCCCGAGCGCCTCGAGTTCGTCGGCGGGAATCTCGTCGGACAGTTCCTGCTCGAGGATCTTCGCGTGTTTCTCGGGCAACTCGGTCCAGAGTTCGTCGCCCTCCTCGATCTGTCGGCCGACGGTGGGACCGTCGATGGATGCGGCGACCTGTTCGCCGGTTCGGGCCTCGTCGATGTCCTCGCCGGCGTCCTGCAGGGACTTGAGTTCGCCGACGCGTTCGGGCTCGTTGCCCGCCCACTTCTCGACGCGGGAGTTGCGCTTCAGCGTGCCCGACAGCACCTCGACACCGACGACGGCGGGGTTGGACTGCCGGAAGACGTGGTCCTCCAGCACCCGGAACCGACAGGGTCGCTGTATCTTGTCGAGCACCTGCTCCTGCTGGGCGCGCTCGATGGTCTCGACGTGCTCCTCGTAGGACTCGACCAGCTGGTAGATGACGTCGTCGACGAACAGCCGCACGTCCTTCTCCTCGGCCTCGCGCTCGGCGTCGTCCAGCACGTCGACGTTGAAGCCGAGGACGGCCTCGTGTTTCGGCTCCTCGGCGGTGGAGGCGACCGCGATGTCCCGCGGTGCCACGTCGCCGACCTCCGCCCGGACGATGGGCACCTCCGCCTCCTCTAAGGCGGCGGCGATGGCCTCCAGCGAGCCGAGGGTGTCGGCCTTGACGACGACGCCGTCCTCCTCGGTCGTGACCTCGATGTCGGCCAGTTCCGCGCGGACCTCCTCGATGACGTCCTCCAGCGGCCGGTCGCGGACGACGCGGACGGGCGCGCCCGCCATCGCGTCG
This genomic interval carries:
- a CDS encoding Vms1/Ankzf1 family peptidyl-tRNA hydrolase, whose translation is MLDDLLGRTELKERIAELEDERESLQAQLDAERERRSEAARARQEAEERVNRLEDRIADLEGQLEETEESVDLTFRHRESVRGRRLETVLSRLERLENGPESVLTAYVDEAVPDAVADLLEGRAGLLSRAAPCLVCADDAGLVAAALRPPVAPEPFTTWSDGPELDRAWLQPTGRYALALVRSDVFAVGVYEGDERVDFEGFTSDVKSDHSKGGFSQSRFERLRDEQIAEHVERCEAALSGVDADRLYVTGDRRLVGEFDADATAAVDATGEPEAALGDAYDDFWAVPLYGL
- a CDS encoding rubrerythrin-like domain-containing protein, whose translation is MGTEDSGSVCTVWDVAAGDDRLLYECLTCGWSERAATNPGTCPECGDDIRNCSMPLE
- a CDS encoding dipeptide epimerase, with translation MNWRVETVELPLSVPFTIARGTTTTAENVVVELEHGGETGYGAAASAAHYGETTGTVEALLPDLLAAAEAVADPHARREIAERMRAVARGNPAARAAVDVALWDLAGKLLGEPVYRLLGLSADPERRPATSFTVGIAETAVMQRRAREAVDAGYPVLKLKLGTDRDRRIVEAVRAVAPDVRIRVDANEAWTPKAAVAHCEALADHGVEFVEQPVPAENPEGLRYVHEHSPLPIAADESCRTAADVPEIADRCDIANLKLMKTGGLTPAVELIHAARAQGLEVMCGCMLETNAAIAGAAHLLPLLDYADLDGSLLLEADPYGGVPVSRGRFELGAVEAGTGAEPR
- a CDS encoding DUF1611 domain-containing protein yields the protein MRVAVLAHEQFPDRAKTAVGVLRYADHDVVAVLDRETAGTTVGDHLPDLDSAVPVVESVAEAPDFDALIIGIAPIGGGFEDSWRPDVRAAIERGADVIAGLHYFLNDDEEFVALADEYGVELRDVRKPPDDLTVAEGVARELDVEVVLTVGTDCSTGKMTTTLELVEAAREAGFDAGFVPTGQTGIVIAGWGIPVDRTISDFTNGAVERMLKERADEHDYLFVEGQGAIVHPAYSAVTCGILHGAMPEHLVLCHEAGREAIHGYESFPIPDPGRVAELYCDVADPVAPTDLLGGALNTSGLGESAAEAALTDYGEAIGAPAVDPVRDGAGRLVEQL
- the gdhB gene encoding glutamate dehydrogenase GdhB, which gives rise to MASESTRSGEGAGTDRSAPVSALETARRQLEHAAAELDLDPNVVERLKHPARVQRVSIPLERDDGTVEVLEGYRAQHDDVRGPFKGGIRFHPDVSEAECIGLAMWMTWKTAVMDLPLGGAKGGVVVNPKDLSENERERLTRRFAEELRDIVGPNTDVPAPDMGTDPQTMAWFMDAYSVQQGETTPGVVTGKPPEIGGSYGREEAPGYSVAIVVREACKYYDRPVEGATIAVQGFGSVGANAARLLESWGADIVAVSDVNGAAYDPEGLAVQEIPAHDETPEAVTDSDGDAITNEELLELDVDVLTPCAVGNAITGANASDIQADLVVEGANGPVTFAAESILQQRRIPVVPDILANAGGVTVSYFEWLQDINRRKWSRERVNEELEAEMMAAWESIRDEYERRDVSWRTAAYIVALSRVARAHELRGLWP
- a CDS encoding bacterio-opsin activator domain-containing protein produces the protein MGHGATARDSRRRILLAGRGEWFGDARASFADGTAFVTATTVETACDELEAAGPEIDCIVVGAALEGASGSEAVSAIREANGRVPVVVAPQEGSERLASDTVAAGADEYVPSGDVRDCLAERVEHALETATEQRRLEAELRESERLHRITLNNMTDTVLVTDEAGRFTYVCPNVHFIFGYTAEEIHELGSIAELLGEDVFAEERLAEEGVLTNIECTVTDSDGEEHTLLVNVKEVSIQGGTRLYSCRDITKRKERERALTTLHDTSRQLLAAESRTEAVELLVGDVTEGLPVDGAACYLFDGDDNLLQPAAVTEPFSELHGQLPSLPPDTNTLVGTAFVRSEVAYFDDVRRADRLSNPTTDLRAAAYLPVGDNGVLVVGCETPSGVDDVTIELADLFAATAEAALDRIDRESELREQEEALQRRNERLVEINRTNDIIREIDRALVGAETREEIETAVCNRLTAAGRFELAWVGERTATGLEVRAWSGTGRSYLDALPETVDETTEPSAETIRRGEPTTVSNVASDPRGDDWRVEALSLGLQSVISVPLKYEGATYGALTVYASGANAIDDPIDSVLVELGETIASAIGSARQRDALLGGTVTELTYGVTDEECLLYGLATRTDTELAVDGGAERLDDRVLLFVTVERGTVEEVARAARAFVSVDEARVIADEKDGGTLRLKLSEPFIGTTLADHGAVLRRLRADGDGATLVVTVPGSTDVRRIDEVIEGWYERPELRARRERDRRHASGPKLRSRLADRLTDRQLEAARTAYHSGYFEAPREATGEDIAEALEVSSSAFYQLNRKAQRNLLSFLFDGNGFDNEG